A window from Kluyveromyces lactis strain NRRL Y-1140 chromosome E complete sequence encodes these proteins:
- the COI1 gene encoding Coi1p (similar to uniprot|Q3E6R5 Saccharomyces cerevisiae YDR381C-A Hypothetical ORF identified by homology), which translates to MSNPFQNIGRNFAYLCIGLTASIVIVKTVVRDAKVSKFDPQNLSGDEKKDADSYYANPALVKPGFPMKKEEETTEIKRKSEFEGAGLSYNTRKRGDRLGFLDRRSNE; encoded by the coding sequence atgtCTAACCCATTCCAAAATATTGGTAGAAACTTTGCGTATTTGTGTATTGGTCTTACTGCTTCTATAGTTATCGTCAAGACCGTTGTACGTGATGCTAAAGTTTCCAAGTTCGACCCGCAGAATTTGAGTGGggatgagaagaaagatgCAGATTCTTATTACGCAAACCCTGCTCTGGTGAAACCAGGGTTCCCcatgaagaaagaagaagaaaccacggaaataaaaaggaaaagtGAATTTGAAGGGGCCGGTTTATCCTACAATACAAGAAAGCGTGGTGATAGATTAGGGTTCTTGGATAGAAGAAGTAACGAATGA
- the YRA1 gene encoding RNA-binding protein YRA1 (similar to uniprot|Q12159 Saccharomyces cerevisiae YDR381W YRA1 Nuclear protein that binds to RNA and to Mex67p required for export of poly(A) mRNA from the nucleus member of the REF (RNA and export factor binding proteins) family another family member Yra2p can substitute for Yra1p function), protein MSALDQSLDEIIGSAKHARRNNKAGPKKVSKQVNKSRTRTGAGPSRVPKKAASAAALVPALLRAPISTRVNVEGLPRDINQDAVKEFFNHQVGGVQKALLSYNERGNSTGMATITFKNAEQANLAVKKFHNAPIDGGKSKLRLTLIVDPSRKTLLDRIRPVQNAQAAAPNKKAAPTKPQPKKKPAGPNKKAIAAKQKKRAKPEKKSLEDLDKEMADYFEESK, encoded by the exons ATGTCTGCTCTAGATCAATCATTAGATGAAATTATTGGCTCAGCCAAGCATGCcagaagaaacaacaagGCCGGGCCAAAGAAGGTTTCTAAGCAAGTCAACAAGAGCCGTACCAGAACAGGTGCCGGTCCTTCTAGAGTTCCAAAGAAGGCTGCTTCTGCTGCTGCCCTAGTGCCAGCTTTGCTAAGAGCTCCTATTTCTACTAGAGTTAATGTCGAGGGTTTGCCAAGAGACATTAACCAAGACGCTGTTAAA gaatttttcaaccaTCAAGTCGGTGGTGTCCAAAAAGCTTTGTTGAGTTACAACGAAAGGGGTAACTCCACTGGTATGGCCACTATTACCTTTAAGAACGCAGAACAAGCTAACTTAGCTGTAAAGAAATTCCACAACGCACCAATTGATGGTGGTAAATCCAAATTGAGATTGACGTTGATTGTCGATCCAAGCAGAAAGACATTATTGGACAGAATCCGCCCTGTACAGAATGCTCAGGCTGCCGCGCCAAACAAGAAGGCAGCTCCAACAAAGCCTCAACctaagaagaaaccagCCGGTCCAAACAAGAAAGCCATTGCTGCtaagcaaaagaaaagagctAAGCCAGAAAAGAAGTCTTTGGAAGACTTAGACAAGGAAATGGCTGActattttgaagaatccaAATAA